TGAAAGGGTTAATTTCTTTCCCACTCTACATCCCAGGAACTCCTTATGCAAATGCAGTTAAGGTAATTTGTATTTcactaattattatttttttaacattatatgcatattttttcaatcttataattagtataatgtatatatagttcCCATGCAGTTTgatcacatatataattatatatcaaaattttgaagctTTCAAACTATATACTAGAGTACTACTAGCTCATTTGACATCAAAATGAAGTTGCATTTATCTGtttgtttgtaatattttttatttaacaatgtctatatatatagatacattacAATATACACATTTAAAAACTTAACTACTCGTATATGATAGAAATgatatttaaaaacataattattgtTGTTTGCATCATTATCATGCATCAAATATCATCTTGGTATTGTAAAAGGAATAATAGCAAGAGGCATGTACATGTGATGATGAATTAACTTTGTGTTGGTGTCTAACTACTTTACAGGCTAGAATCAGAATATCAGCAAGTGTCAAGCAAATTATaaaggaaagaagaagaaatattaatattaatattaatattaattctaCTCAACAAAAGGGGAGTAGTGATTTCTTGGAGATACTCCTTGGTGTTGATACCTTATCTGATGATGAAAAAGTTAGCTTTGTTCTTGATGCTTTATTGGGTGGCTATGAAACTACCTCTGTTCTAATGGCTATGGTGGTTTATTTTGTTGCTAAATCTCCATCTACTCTTGACCAGTTGAAGGTATCATATATTGAACTTACAATAATATAGTATATGCCACATTATGTACTCCATTTCTGCGTTTGACTTTTGAAAGTCAAAGATTTTTTCTAGTTTGTGGATTCAAAGTTGACATGGATTTCTTTTACAAAGAGTAAATATTCTAAGACTTAATAATCCTAATTGCTAGTAATATTGTTGAAGACTTTAAGTTGTAGTTTTTTCTGAAACTTGAAAAGTCAATGTGatcaaaataatttaaaatcacaatataatgtaatgtaatttgCATGCCCTTACCAAGTCAAATTTTCAGACTCTTTTTGCATCtactaatttttaattttttttttttgtcattatgTGTTAATAATAGGTTGAGCATGAGAACATCAGGAgcaaaaagaagaaagatgaaAGCTTGAATTGGGAAGACTACAAAATGATGGCATTCAcccaaaatgtatatatatatatatatatatatatctaattataagcttttcttgattttatttattattaaagatatatcTAACACTTTAGTTTTCAAGagaaatacgagtaataattattAACCGTACGTACGTGTTCACAGATAATCATCAACATCagtgtttatttttaaaactcatcttttagataaaaatatgAGATAATATGCTGCTAAAGCTGTTGTTATTGAGATATAAAATTTCTTTGAATATTGAAAacctatatatattcttatttaAAGAATATAATTAATCAAGTTGATTagtttaatgatgatgatgatgatgatgatgtcaataTAAACCTGGTACTCACTTtgcttatgttgattgattaggTCATCAATGAGGCTCTTAGATATGGCAACATTGTCAAGTTTGTGCATAGGAAGGCACTTCAGGATATCAAATTTAAAGGTAAATTaaaatatctatctatctatctatcttttgaatttttttttttatcatccaGTTAAGACTAAATTAAATCAGCACAATAATCTACAAGTAATATATAAAgctacatgtatatataataataactatctAAATCATATTTTTACCATATAAGAACAATGATTCAAATATGCATGCATGGGTCAATtaaaatttatgtattttaacttATCtgttataatattaataattgatataagttatattattactataattattttgttgtcAAATGATATGATGCTGAAAATAGATATACCTTTTGTATATATTGTATGGTCAGATTATGTGATACCAGCAGGTTGGAAGGTCCTACCAATTCTAAGTACAGTTCATTTGGACCCATCTATTCATTCAAGTCCCTTGGAATTTCACCCTTGGAGATGGGAGGTAATATCTTACAATAATAAAACGTACTATCAATAATTAATCTCATTCTACTTGTAATTAGTGGATCTTTTGTATACACAAAATTCACGGACACCACGAATTAAcactacttatatatataggatcAAGATCAAAGCGGCAAGAAATTTATGCCGTTTGGTGGAGGATCAAGATGTTGTCCGGGGTCTGAACTAGCTCGAGTAGAGGTTGCGTTCTTCCTTCATCACCTTGTCCAAAACTTCAGGTAATTACTCTATATATCATCCTTATTTAAATCAAGACTTGATCAATTGCCAATTTTAACAATATATGTTGGTAATGCAGATGGAAagtagaagatgatgatgaccaACCAATTGCATATCCATATGTAGAGTTTCGAAGACGTTTAGTGATAAATTTGGACCGTTTTGCTCTTTGAATCATGCTATAGATTTTGGAAATGATCCATTTCTTGAGAGAATGATAATCCATCATCAagagtacttttttttttatatgctttAAAGTTGTATCTCTAGTGTTGTAGCATCTTCTTTtgtcatactttttattttgattttttatattagttattacaTAACTCATCATAAATAAAAGTGATCCATGGCATTTATATTGTACTAAAAACATAACAAGCATTTGCTTTATGTTCTTGTCTTTTTATTTGGGCACATCCCAAGGATAAAAGCATGTGAAAGATGGAAAAAAGTATCATTTAGACAtcattgtttatgttatattatgACACTTTACGCACAATTATACAAATTATTTGACTACTTTACATTGCTAAAAATGAAGTCATCATAGTGTTAATTGGAAGTTTAAAATGCAAGGTTAGTACCAAGTTTTTAGCAGGGAAATGAGATGGCCTAAATGATAAGAATACAAGATAcaattaccaaaaaaataaatttcaataataataatcaaaaattattttactGAATTATTTTCCCACCCTCAAATCATATGGTCTTTACTGTAATTGGACTCCTCACATAATGCTTTCCATCTGACCATTTTAGTTGTCCAAAAACATAGTCCCTAACTCTCCTCCCCTTCTTAGACTTCAAAGTAACCTTAAAGCTTTTTTCTTCACCAACCCTTTCAAACTTCAAGCTCTTGGGCTGAACCACGACGGATATGCCAGCCGGTCTAAAGACGTGCACCACGTAAGTGGCTGGCAAACCAATATTCTTAACGGTTCTAGTCACCGTGATTGAGCCATTGAGGTTAGGCACAGTAATTGATGGATAGTTAAAGTTTGTTAGACTAATGTTCTTTGATGGGCATACATATGGTGATTCTGAGAACTTTTCGATTTGAGACTTGGTGTAACCGAGTGCACACATGAAGTCAAGATGATCAGTTGTGGTCAGATCATAAACAAGACCAGGGTCCATGGCTCTGTTTGGTTGTACATGTCCTGCTCCATAGCTAAACGGTGTTGCTTTAACGTGGGAGGCGTTTGTCATTGGTTTTATCTCATTGTCACGCGTTCTTGCTacattataaaagaaaacaacaaaatCAGAAGATAGTATGTACAAAGTAGTAAAAACCACACACTTATCATATCTAAGTTTATAGATTATACAAGAGTAGTAGGGTAGTCTCACCAGTGGTCATGATAGCTGATCTAATTGCCGCTGGACTCCAGTCTGGATGTAGAGTTTTGAGTAGTCCAACAATACCAGATACGTGAGGGCATGACATGGAAGTGCCCGATACACAATTAAACTGAACTCTACGTGTATCAAAATCTTGATTTGTAGGTCCTTGTGATTCTGTGTAAGCAGCAATTATACTTACACCAGGTGCAGTTATATCAGGCTGAACATTAATACAAGGGACAACGATCAAGATAATGCAACAACACCGAAATGTAACCTAAGGTAAAAGGTGGAGATGTttcatataagtatataacctTAAGAATCTCTGGCGTTATGGTGTTtggtcctttggatgaaaaagcTGCCATGAATGGAGCTGGCTTTGAGTCCAATTGAGTTGATGGATGTGTGATGTAAGCCATTGGCATCCTGTTGGAATTTATAGTTGTTGAATGACAAGTTGTACAAGAAAGCATAAAGAATTTGGTTTTTCAAGCATTTACACTATGTGGAGGCATGGCGAAAGTTAGAGGTGTAATACGGGCATATGGTAACAGGTCAAGATGATTTGTGATTAAACTAGTTCCATATATAGTTAAGGTCAAGATAGGATGAACTGGGTCGACCCGAAACCACTTTATTGTCCAATGTTAGACTTCACGCTAAGGATGATTACGAAAACTATATAATCACCACAATATATAACTTTCTGGATAAAATGATATGAGTTTTATCCAGTTTAGGTGACTGTCACATATGTTTAACCTGTTCGACTCATTGGCCTGTCCCCTTTTTAGTTGATCTTTTATCTGGCCCATTTAATTTGCTTAAAAAGGAAACAGATTGACCCACTCATAGGCGAATGAGTTTAAATTCCCACCTCTAACGAAAACCTGTAGGTGGCTTCTAATGAATGAGGGCTGTCAAAATAAGAGTTGTGATGTATACATTACTTGGTTGAATTGAGATAACGATAGACTGCAAGGCCGTCTGTGTAAGTAATGTGTGTAGCAGGGAAGACATGAGGATCTGCAATAATCTCATTCCCTGAAACATCATTATTAGCAAGAACCATTCCAACAGCCCCAGCTAAAGCCGCTTCTTGACCTTTGTCGACCCTGGCATTATCTCCACGAAGACACACCAAGATTTTCCCTTTTGCCTTTACAGGATCCAATGAACCAGCCTTACAAAGCTGTCTGCATTATGAACACGAAAACTACTAAGTTATACATCTTAAGCAACACGAGTCACTAATTTGTTTTACTTACGCGTCTTTAGCCTCTGCATGGGCTGCCTTGGCTTCTAAAGAGCTTATAATTGGAAATAATTTGTTTCTTGGCAATGCTTTAGCCGAAAGACTTTCACCCTGAAAGTCAGATTTGTTACCATCAACTAAAACAATCTGTCTGTGATTTATTAAAATGGTAATAAAAAAAACTGACCTTAAACCGCATTTTATTGCCCAAAACAGCATAACTAGGGAACTGGCGGTCCATGGTGCTAGCACCAACTGTGATTTGCCATGGGGCAATATTGGATACGGTGCCTTCATCGGGTCCTGAATTACCCGCAGAGCAAACTACAGCTATGCCATACCTAGCAGCATGAAAAGAGCCAATAGCAACACTATCGTTGAAAAAGGGAACTGCATCCCCACCAAGAGATACAGACAACACGTCTACCCCGTCCTGAATGGCCATATCAAATGCTGCTAATATATCAGCATCAAAGCACTCGTTTCCATTCACAGGAGGAAAGCAAACTTTATAAGCAACAACTCTGGCATTTGGTGATCCGCCTTTAGCTGTTCCATTCCCGTACCCAAATACACTAGCATCTGATACGAAGTTGCCTCCAGCCGTTGATAAGGTGTGGGATCCATGGCCTTCATGATCACGTGGCGATTCAAATGTGGAGTTTAGCGCTCCCACAACAGAAGCATAACCTTTGTTGAAGTATCTTGCTCCTATCAACTTCCTACACATAAGAAAACAAAGCATGAATAATCATAACATGAGTGTAACCTATTAGCCTAGTTGGGCATGCCACCTATAAGCTAGATTATCATATAGTGAtgtaaaaagttgaaaattcaATACATTTCAAGAGCTTAACCACCAACTTTAGACATTATAAACAAAAGTTGGGAATAAACTATGGGCAAATAAATTCTTGTAGGAACCTGACCGATTACAGTGGAAGGTGGCGTCTGCGCCATTTTGACAAACTCCTTTCCATTTTGTCGGAATCGGTCCCATCCCTTCATCGCTAAAGCTCTTTGACTCTGGCCAAACGCCTGCAGAAAACGTTGAAAATAGTTAGTATGATCAGAATAGAAGACAGCGtgcattatatattttgttgaacTTTGAGACCGAATAACAGTGGTATGGTCATCCTTTGATTACAGTTGTCTTTAATGATATTCTAATTAGTATATAATCTTAGAGTGAAATTTTACTACGGAGTATGTGAGAATGGCAGTTATTTTATAActagaaaaagtgtaaaaaaaaaggCCTCtgcaaaaaactcaaaaatttcCAATCTACTAGCTTTTGAAACTGAAACCAATTTAGATGCCAGTGCACAAAGCATGTGCACACATGATAGTGGCCAACAGGTAACAACTTTGCAGTATAATAGACCAAGTGCTTAAACTATCTAGATCAAATATGCTTGCTAATTTCAATCAATTATTACCTAGTGATCCccacaacataatcaattgcCGATGCCGGCCATATGATGAACCAAGGGCCAGCTCAATCACCCAAATAATAGTGTATGCATATAATATTCCAAAAGTTAAGGTCTTTGGATGATAATGCACAATTAAGCCATTCGAGTAGCCAAATAAGTCAACGATACCAAACGGAAGAAGTTAAAACTAAACTTTCTTGGAAGAATATAACTAATAGCCAGTTGTCTACAATGAGTAAATTCATATCACAATCTTCAACAAAAATGTTGGACAATTAGTTAGcaataatcaaacaaacaaatagatTAATTAGAAAAAGTTTCTGAAACCTTTGTCTTGGTTACCAACACCATTAGTTAAACTATACTTTGGACCAATTAACATCACATAAACTATACTTTGAATACAAGTTATAACCTGACCTGTGTCAAGATTTGCTATGATAGTGTTTTCACCGAATCTAGCCTTCTTCCAGATCGAACCAGACGGAATTACACCATTATCTTCAAGTCCCATGAAGTCCCATGATCTAGTTGTATGCAATTTTCTACCTTTGTTCAAGAACACTGAGACTACAGTGTGATGGCCTGCATTggataattatttaatatacaGAAACAGAACCATCTTCACACTataaaacaacaacaatgacATCACATTGGCCACTTACTGGCAATGTGGGCTGCTTCCTTATCTTCAAGCATTGCAGCAAAACCATTAATATGTCTTGTGTATGAATAAAAGATAGCATCTTTGGCCTTATCTTTACTATAAATCCAAAgtatataccaaaaaaataaaacaagttatatataaatgaaaacagGACATTGAGTTAATATATGCAGACTTGAGCGAAAAGTCGAATACATTACCTTCCTAAACAAGAACCAAGAAACTCATAATGAGTATCGCGTACTCGGTTTAAATCAGTTGAAGTAACATCATAGCCATGTGAATGAGCTCCCAAGTACACAACATATGACTAAAAGAAGAGAAAGGCAAGACAACttgtaatcaaaatttttgaaatttaaatgcaTAAACATAACTTAGTATCAATATAAGTTGTTGATGCAATAATGGATGCTTACCCTTTTAGTAGCAAAGGTGGGTCTAAACAATAGtgttgaaaaaagaaaaaatgtgaGGATGAGAAGATAAAGAGGAGTGGCACTACTTGCTCTCATATTGTTGTAGTAGTGAAAGTAGTAGTAGTACTAGTTAGTGCCTAACTTGAcccctcctcctcctctgtTACCTTCTTTCACAGGATAAAAATTTATGAGCACATGAACATCCCTTTTGCTCAAACTTGGTTTCTATTTAAAGACTTGTGTTGTACAGCTTCAGTGGACTAAAAaaggcaatatatatatatatatatatgaagtttaatttatacaaatttatatagtatatatttttctaaccTTAAAACAAAAGGTTAAAAGATACAGCCTGGTGGTGTAGTTAGTTTTCTTAAGACAATACAATGTTTCACCAACACCCACATAAGCCTGTTAACTTAGGAGCATTTTATCATATTTTAGATCAAAAGAAAAGCATAGTAGCTTTTAAAGGCATTGGACCGGATGAATAGTGTTTAAAAATATACACTGTACTTTCTAGCAAGtctatatatatgaagttaatCAAGCTTCTCATAGGTTGGGTTCCTATATAAGTATTGTTTAATGAGCACATGGTTAACAAATTAAGACCAAGTTGTGTCAAAAAGCATCTTCATTTAATGAGATAGTAGTGATAAAATAGTGGGTTTATAGATAATACtgctatataattttttgtgttGTTTCGGTACATGCAATGAATTCTAAACAATACTTCATCCGTCctatattaaatgtccaattttgacttgtcaagtatTCTGCTGACAATTTTGACTGTAAAAATATTtgtctatattatataacacttcatataaaatatatggacgaattgagttttcaatgtacttttcattgatataactttcgtcaactattatataatacaaaaaaagatatttatagtcaaaattGTAAGCAGAatacttgacaagtcaaaattagaCATTTAATAAGGTCGTGTCATCGTTAAAAGTTTTTGGTTTAAAAATTAAGTATTGCATGTtgatatttaacaaaatttgcaAGTATGTTCTCAGTGGAGGAGCCAGGATTTTTAGTCTGAGGTCGCCGAACAGTTTTTCATAATACTAACAATTGtaaattaaacaacaaaatgaaattaCACCGGTGTGAGATTgtcaattatttttaaactaaataaatacataaaaataataataaaaatatacagtTTTGTATAAATTGAGGAGTTGTCATGGTTATCACATAGcttaatattatatacattgTCACTGAATAGGACCAAGTGACGGAAAATTCTAAAGGGACAAATGACAAAACTATTGGTATGACATCAACTTTTCTATGGATGTTATATAGCGTGAAGTAGCAAAATATACTACTATTTCGTTATTTGACACCAAAAGAGGTACATTACACATCAAAACTCCTTAAGAACTATTGTTTAGGTTACACCCTAAACAGTCTTCGTCCCAACCCGATAAGGTTATATGCTATATAAAGCATAAAAGATAAATTCTTTGATGCATTTTGTTTGTATGCATAAGATCGAAATAATAGttgaaaaaggagaaagaaaacaAGTGGTGGTCCAAAGCATTATTATGAGTGGTGCAATGTTATACTTGTATAAGAAAAGGCCACAATGGAATTGAAGCAAGTCCTCTTCTTATTGCTTTAGGACAAAGATGACGTAGCAAGTGGGTTGAAATCCATATCCTCATGCTCAAATCAAGAACTAGCTAGccagtatatatttttaattatactaATTAAAATGGGGAACTTAAAATAATGGTTAGATAATATATGTTTGTGGCCATGAAGATATAATCTTGATTAGTTCTGCCGTTTCCAATATTGGGTTCACACATAACGTAGAAAGTCAACTTAGATCTAAAAAAACCTTTATCGTCAAAGATACGCGAGTGGCCGGGGATCGCCGGCTCGGCCCAACCGGTTTAATcaaagagataaaaaaaaatatccctAAAAAGAATTATGGTGTGTGTGTTTGATTCATTACCTTTTGTATAAAGGTTCTAAATTCTAATATTATATCTGAAAAGTAATCATACTATCCTTATTCATAtccaaatattaaaattaaataattaagataataTGCCAAAATGTTATATAACGTAAATATAGTTGTCAACTCATAACTTTTGACTCGACATGAAAACATGAATTTTTGACTCATGACTTGGAACGTGACTCGACTAGTAATAATTAagacatttttaaatattacataatatagtatatttatatacataataatgtataagttcattatcttaataaatataccaaaatattacaaatTTACTAATTTTGAgtcataaacttacaatttgaCTCTAAATTCAAAGTAAAAGgatcaaaactataataataacacacagaataacataacaataaatacaatatataatatataatagtatatcAAAATACAATAATTCTAAGTTTGCGACCATGACTCTGTTCAAGTTCACACAGCGACTCGTAAGAATCTGGACAAAAACGAGTCACTTAGCGAGTCGACTCgtttttttgtataaattgACTTGACTCGTAAAAGTTAACTGGTGGctcgtaagagtttaacaactatgaaCGTAAATAACTATATTTCAAATTATTGAAACAAGTTTAGGTAAAAGTAAGTTCCCAATGTCTCAGTTATGGTAAAAAATCATTACAAAGAAATGAGGAATCATAACTTTTAATAAAGGACCTAATTTTTTGATTTGTAAAGTATATAGgtaatttgtctttttataaGTTCATCCAAACGAGTTTtcttacttttacttttttaaacaaGTTTTCAATGTTTATTCAGCTAGTTTACgataaaattatttttcatataaaccACTAAAAACTTTGTAATTCTAAATATTCAAAACAAAATCTGCAAACTTAGCTAATAAGATATACTAAACCTTCCCACAATCTTTATTTGTTTCTATCATTAATGGAAAACTTTCTAGCATTAtttgtttcttcttttgcttttctAAAAAAACTCATAATGTAATTATATCTTATAATATTTGACATTAGCGTAATAGCCTTAGCCTTTTCCAGTCAAAAATGCACGTATTGTAATCGATGTTGTCGCTAAAGAAAGTGATGGGTGATGAAAATTTGATGatgtcacataacttttaatCATGAAATCTTCATTGTTTATAATTATTCATGACAgaatatttaatgattataagTTGGTAATCATAACATTTTTTATGTATAACTGtttgattataaaaaataattatattcttTATTAAAGGAATACAATGTCAttggcgagttactattcgtctACGTTACAACCCGTATCACTCTTTAGATTTTGTCACATCACATTCCGTTCGAGTTTTCAATTGCGGGTTACTTCTTGGtttttcaacacttttttttcctttcagtCATTCAACCTTTTTATGATCACAGCCTATACCGCTATTTGGATTTTGTCAAATTGTATTCAGCTGAAATTTCAACTACAATAATATATTGAAGATTTTTCCACATTGTATACCGttcgggttttttttattacggTTACTTATTGGTTTCATAAACATATCCATGAccatatgatttttaattaaacggTTGAAGATTCAACACAATAACACTAAAAAACCGTTTAACTCGCTTGCATagc
The sequence above is drawn from the Erigeron canadensis isolate Cc75 chromosome 4, C_canadensis_v1, whole genome shotgun sequence genome and encodes:
- the LOC122598110 gene encoding cytochrome P450 724B1, whose product is MAVFCTAIILVGLLILNHFLPLLFENKKLGALPRGSFGYLPLLGETLSFLNPHPSTSFGSFLQEHCSRYGKVFKSHLFFSPTIVSCDQELNYFILQNEDKLFECSYPKPIHGVLGKISMLVVVGDTHKRLRNVALSLVSTIKSKHDFLTYIENSTLQILDSWKLKTQVTFCQEARKFTFNVIVKQVLGLTPEDPQTAKILEDFLTFMKGLISFPLYIPGTPYANAVKARIRISASVKQIIKERRRNININININSTQQKGSSDFLEILLGVDTLSDDEKVSFVLDALLGGYETTSVLMAMVVYFVAKSPSTLDQLKVEHENIRSKKKKDESLNWEDYKMMAFTQNVINEALRYGNIVKFVHRKALQDIKFKDYVIPAGWKVLPILSTVHLDPSIHSSPLEFHPWRWEDQDQSGKKFMPFGGGSRCCPGSELARVEVAFFLHHLVQNFRWKVEDDDDQPIAYPYVEFRRRLVINLDRFAL
- the LOC122595538 gene encoding subtilisin-like protease SBT5.3, with translation MRASSATPLYLLILTFFLFSTLLFRPTFATKRSYVVYLGAHSHGYDVTSTDLNRVRDTHYEFLGSCLGSKDKAKDAIFYSYTRHINGFAAMLEDKEAAHIASHHTVVSVFLNKGRKLHTTRSWDFMGLEDNGVIPSGSIWKKARFGENTIIANLDTGVWPESKSFSDEGMGPIPTKWKGVCQNGADATFHCNRKLIGARYFNKGYASVVGALNSTFESPRDHEGHGSHTLSTAGGNFVSDASVFGYGNGTAKGGSPNARVVAYKVCFPPVNGNECFDADILAAFDMAIQDGVDVLSVSLGGDAVPFFNDSVAIGSFHAARYGIAVVCSAGNSGPDEGTVSNIAPWQITVGASTMDRQFPSYAVLGNKMRFKGESLSAKALPRNKLFPIISSLEAKAAHAEAKDAQLCKAGSLDPVKAKGKILVCLRGDNARVDKGQEAALAGAVGMVLANNDVSGNEIIADPHVFPATHITYTDGLAVYRYLNSTKMPMAYITHPSTQLDSKPAPFMAAFSSKGPNTITPEILKPDITAPGVSIIAAYTESQGPTNQDFDTRRVQFNCVSGTSMSCPHVSGIVGLLKTLHPDWSPAAIRSAIMTTARTRDNEIKPMTNASHVKATPFSYGAGHVQPNRAMDPGLVYDLTTTDHLDFMCALGYTKSQIEKFSESPYVCPSKNISLTNFNYPSITVPNLNGSITVTRTVKNIGLPATYVVHVFRPAGISVVVQPKSLKFERVGEEKSFKVTLKSKKGRRVRDYVFGQLKWSDGKHYVRSPITVKTI